The genomic DNA CACTATTTTAACAGTATCAAATTATAATATGTCATATAAAAATTGTCATATTCTTAAGGACTTGTCTTTTTCAGTGGAAAAAGGAGATTATCTAGCTATTGGAGGAGTTCCTGGTTCTGGGAAAACTACTCTTATAAAGAGTATATTAGGACTTGTTACTACCGGAATTACTGGAGATATTGAATATCACAATATAGGTAAAGATGAGGTTAGCTATATGCCACAAAATCTTTTACAACAAAAAGAAAAATTTCTAGGAACAGTAAGAGAAGTTGTTGCTGTTGCATACCTTCCTCAAAAAAAAGGAAAGCCTTTCAATGCTGAGGATTGGAAAAAAGTTGATAAACTTTTAAAAAAACTTGATTTGTATGATGCCAGAGATAAAAAAATAACAAAACTTACAAAAGGACAACAGTTAAAAGTAAATTTAGCAAAACTTTTAATAAATGATCCTAAGATTGTATTTATTGATAGCCCTACATCAACAATGGATAATAAAAACAAACTTGATTTCTATAATACAGTGAGGGATCTTTGTAAAAAAGAAGGATTGACTGTTATATTT from Fusobacterium hominis includes the following:
- a CDS encoding ATP-binding cassette domain-containing protein, translating into MSNTILTVSNYNMSYKNCHILKDLSFSVEKGDYLAIGGVPGSGKTTLIKSILGLVTTGITGDIEYHNIGKDEVSYMPQNLLQQKEKFLGTVREVVAVAYLPQKKGKPFNAEDWKKVDKLLKKLDLYDARDKKITKLTKGQQLKVNLAKLLINDPKIVFIDSPTSTMDNKNKLDFYNTVRDLCKKEGLTVIFISTNIKEICEYANKVLFLRKKNRTYYFGDTKEFLEKLK